aattaatgaactcagtaggggtggaattatataagcttgcgttttcccactccttttcaaacattaaattaaGCTCTACTTAACTTTAGTGAAGCATTTCATCAtatctgtaatgagtttgataaatatgtgtaaattctatattgctttgactacaatgcttgaaataaatcaataaatcaaatcaaatcaaaacaagttTGATGGTTTAGTTATTTCTTACTTTTCGGTCTCTTTCTGAGAAGCCAACCTGGTAAAATAACTTTTATAGTGTTTTAACGGAATCAAACATGGTTGGTATGGTATTTTAATAAAGATAATGCATTTTATATTCAATAAACTAAGCAAATACACTCTCTCAAACTCTTCAAAGAATCTTAAAAACCAAAACGTGTTCCTTCTAAGGGGACCATCACCTCTTGAATCGGTCTTGAATGATGGAGTCCATAAAGGAGTAACACAAGTGTGTTAAGCTGACAAAAAACGCAGTCTAAGTTGACTCTGTCTTTagcacacacactttcacactgcactgtGTCTGTATGCTACATTCAGTAGGACCCCGAACAGACAtcaccacaaaaaaagaacagagtgGAATCAACGAAATATAGGATGGATCCAAGAAATCTCACCTCTTCAGTCCAGCTGCCAAGGCCTCCTGAGGAAACAGACTGTGGATGACAATGTGACCTCTTTATTGAAAACCTTAAACCTCGACGAGAAAAATCTGGATCATAACTGCTAGAATCTGGTTAAAATTAATGATAGTTTCCATGTTAtgacctttaaaaaatgaatcttaCTTCtcatctgatgttttttacaTGTCGCTAGTTgtgaatttccttttttcatttcgAGAGCACCTTCCACCTGCATCCAAGGAGGCCCAAAGTGATCTACACAAGGTCAAACCAATACAACAACACAAAGATGAGACATTAAggaataaaaacagttaaacacaaattagaaaaaaaacattataaaagaaTATTGGTTTGTAAAGGTGTACTACATTGCACACATGCAGTAATCAGTTTTGTACCAGAAGCTATAAATGAAAAGCACGTTCATGTGCTACAAGCATGGACACATATATGATGTATACTGGCTACGGTCAAAAGAAAAATTTAGTTGTTATAtgcttttgtaatttttaaacaatattccATAATCTACTTTAATGCAGCTTAGTTATcaaaagaaaatttaagacAAAACTATTTCATGTAATTATAAAATTAAGCACTTTCATTTTCCAAATATGAATAAATTAAACACATATGATTTCATTTGGAAGGTGCATGAAATACATATGGTCATTTTTTGatatttatatacataaaaaGCACCACAGGAACAACCCAGGGCTGGTGTGTTCCCAGAACTCATTTCCTGCTTGCAAAAACGAGAAAAGATGTATCAAACAATCAACTTTACTGTCAGTAAACAAAACGTTCAGAAGGAGACAAGTTTGAGTATATTTGGATCTTTTGTGAAGTACTATCATATCAAGTTTGTCAAATAAGAGTTAAGTTAGTCTGTAGTATTATTACATATAGACAGATGAAGCCAATGGCGGGCTCACACCAGGCGGAGACACGGAAAGATGAGCTGGGAATGCGTGGGGTGTCGGTGCGCATTTTACGCGCCAGCTCAAAGCGGAAATTCTGGCCGCAGCTGGATCTCCTGAGACCTGGGCCATGGCAGGTAGGATGTTTTTCTATACCACTTTAGCTTAAGCAGTCATTAAAAGTTATGAAACTGAACGAAGAGTCGGTGGTTTCTGAGTTCGTCTGTGCGCAAAGCGCtgcattttagtttcattttggAGACTTCCGGCTTGTTGTAGTTTGTTCATAGTTTTCTTTGATATGTAAAAAGAGGGGTAAAGTAGCGACGAAAGACTTTGTTCAGCCCCTGACACGATGttattcaaaccttttttttcttcttggtcATCATTCAGACTAGAAACCGCTGCTCTCAAAGCGGAAACTGAGCTTGCATAACGTGTATTTCTATAACATACAtatacacaaacatacacaaacTTGAAAATGACCATTGTATATGTACATGtaccaactttattttttgtctcaaaGACAACAACTTCGTTTCTTTCTTGGGACAAAAACCTGGAGCTTGAAACATTGATGCCTCAAGATTTGATTTACAGAGTTCAGTTTCTCTGGTTTTATAGCCAATAATCTGGCAGTGAGATGCAAAACGGCGTGAAAGCTTGAAAGCATTTACTTTCGCCTTTAGAGGTAATTATACAAAAGGATATTGGACATCCAGCCAGGGGCGCAACTACCTAATTTCATAGGGGTATGCGGccaaaatacccccccccccccctcacacacacacagagacataaATGCACATAATAAAACGTCCCATCCTCCTCACCTAAAGATATCTAAGCACCCACACAAAacctttattgtttaaatgCATACATCTCATTACTTCTTTTCTGATTGGAAATGACccagcagaacatttttgtgagcCATTTTCAACAGTGTGTTGCCTCAATGATTCCCCAAATCTGTGTGGTGGAGGCCATTCAGAAGGATCTTCTGAGTAATGCCTTGCCCCAGCCCTCTCCTCTGTACCTCTCTGTTCTTTtacctcttcatcatcagctgatcGTCTCTCTTGCTctctatcatcatcatcatcatctgaacCTCTCTCCTCATTCTTCTCTGTTGGGACTGACATGTCAGGTATGTCTGCACTTGTTTTCCCAAAATAAGTGAACAGGTGGTCAGCAGAAATTTAAACCAGAATGAGCATCTTGGTTTTTGTGACTTCAATAGTTTAATTTTTCCTACCTTAAGtcatctctgctctcttttctATCAGATCACCAAACTCATGTCTGTCTCCTTCAGCTCTTGtctgtgttcttctccactaAATCCTATAGCCAAGCaagaaatatttcatgtttttaataaattaaacatcttgctaatgcatgtttttttaaatgaataatacTATTTGAAAATGACTGACTTGATATGAACTGGCTTTGCCCTGAGCATCCACCATAAGACCGACCTGTTTCTTTCCTCCTTCTGTCCTGATTCTTTCTCTATTCTcgtctttctctccatcctctcATCTGTATGTGTGTTAGGAAGATTTTCAAAGAATACAGTGACTAAactatatgaaaaaataaaaacatttttaaatttaaattatatttgtgtTGGATATCAGTTAGTGGTGTAGTTACTGGTAGCTTTAACCTGAATGTTTCCAAGCCTGTTTTTATCACGGCTATGACGTACCTGCTGTCTCTCAACCATTTAGagaaacttttcttcattcTCACCACATCTTTGTTCCTATTGCGTTTTCTGTTTTGAGCCccagattgttttttcttttgcttttccaTTTAACCCTGTAATCCGATGATCActcaattcaaataaaaacaatcaacagAGCGCGCTCCAGCACGTTCTCGCGTGCATGTGCTGGATTGCAAGACCTGAGGGAGGGAGGAGCGCCTGCGGTGGGGGCGCCCAATCAGTTACGATGTGCTTCTGTTACTGATCATATCATGTAAATATATGTGCACAAACagctgtgaaattaaaaaatacgctctttaaataattttcacaaTTTCGTGTTGGCGCCCCCTTTGGCTGGCGCCCCTATGCGACACATTCGCTGCATACCCACTTTTTGCGCCCCTGCATCCAGCAGGAACAGTGTTTTTGCaggagaacaacaacaaaaaacacaacaatttgttatatattttttaaaatttgtttttattcaaacttatATGTATTGAATAGCATAAACCtatatatagcacttttctatcTTGATTTAGAACTCAAAGTGCTCTACACCACCTATgctcacacattcacatactGAAGGTGGCGCTGGCCGCTCTGCTAATAAACACCGGCACCAAcccataaccaccaggagcaatgtgcgGTTCAGTGtcttcttgcccaaggacactttgcaACCACTTTCACACATGGTGAAGGGCTAAATGGAAAGCAAACGTGGGATCATCAGATCAGAGGTTGAACGTTCTGACTCCAGGCCACGGCCCCTGTTTCTCTAGTCACACTGCTACAAAGTTTTGCTGTGGTACAATAAGTTTGtaaaagttttgtattttttctgtattttctagAGGAGCTTTTTAAAGTGAGGTTAAAGTTTGTGGACAAAGTGTCCAAGCCCGTCTTGACTCAGCTGCTTGACATGCTTCTTCAAGACAAAGTTTTGAATGATGAGGAGAGAGAGTCAATATGCGAAGAAAAGTCAAGAGCAGACATGGCCCGCAGTCTCATCGACACCGTGAGGAAAAAAGGCTCCACCGCCAGCAAGATGATGATTAATCACTTTGAACAAAAGGATCCAATTCTTTTCTCTGAACTGGGTCTGTCCTGTCCGGagccagctcagacaagtagGAATTCAAAACATGTTTCTAGCAAAAGAAATCCATCTGAATAATGACAtgtaaacatacaaaaaaagttttttaagctTCTTAAAAAGTGAATTTGTGCTTTCAAGATTCACATTCACAGAGAGATGAGCCAGCAACAACTGTCCTTACCGCAGAGGATTTCTGGAAGAAGACACAAAATGATCCAAATGTCAGTGGTGCCTCCTAACAAATTCATTTTtggctttatttaaaatataaatagtttttctaatttcattttcaaactattttaGGTTTATCCTGTGACCAAAGCTTCTTACAAGAGTCGCGTAGCTCTGATGATCACGAACATTAAGTTTTCTAATGAGAAATTGAACCGAGCAGGAGCTGAAAAAGATGAGGAGAATATGGACAGACTGCTTTCAAAGCTCGGCTATGAAGTGGTGAAACACAAAAGCCTCACTGGAAAGGTACTTTAATTAAAGAGTTAAAATGACTTTGCTGTAAAGCGGCCAatggcaacattttttttgttgacaggCAATTAATGAAGCTTTCATTGAGTTTACCAAACACCCCAAACTAAAGGAGACAGACAGCGTGATCGTGGTTCTCATGTCCCACGGGAAGCTGGGAGCTGTTCTTGGTGTTGAATGGAAACATGACGACGAAAATCCAGACGAGTTTCCTGTCAACAGCATTTATGAACActtgggcccagaaaaatgccCAGCATTGTTGGATAAACCCAAAATCATCATCATCCAGGCCTGCAGAGGAGGTGATTTCTGACAGAAAATGGATACAGTATATAAGCagttgtgggttttttctaaTCAATAAAATATGTCAAACCTTTTAGATCAAACGGGATCTGTGTGCATCAGTGATAGTGGAAACCAAGCTGAAGAGTTCCTAcatccagctgctgcaggagatTTACTGGAGGACAACTTGAGATTTGTGCACAAAGAGAAAGATTTTATTTCACTTCTTTCCTGCACTCCCGGTCAGTTCAGCTACTGTACATCGGAAactcccatttaaaaaaaaatgtaggctGTATAAAAATTTAAcacttgcttttttatttgcacGTTTTCTCTACAGATACTAAGGCTTTCAGGTGCCGAGCTCGTGGGTCCCACCTTATCCAGTATATTGTTGAAATATTCAACACGGATGCAGATACACTGTACATTCAGGAGCTCTTCAGAAAAGTAAGATATAATGATAAAAACTGCTCTCAACTGGACATTTTATCAGTTATAAAAACTTTCATGTGCACATGAATGAAAATATTATTAATGCATCGACATACCAGCAGCTCTGTGTCTTTAAAGCCAAGCATCTGAGCGGAGAAATTAGGGatttaagtcatttttaaggTTTACTCCAGTACTCTTCAAATGATTTTCTATCACTAGAATATTTTtgaatgtaaaacaaaactCGTTTCTCTTGcggagaaaagagaaaactgggggggggagggggggtccgtaaaatgtgatatttttattttaaaaaaaaagctttttcattgTAAGATCACAACTTTTTGAAGCAAAATGTACTTTATTCTCCTAAATTGCCTAGATTTTTACATAATTGTATGACTTTATTGCAAaatcttgccttttttttggacaaatttaaataattttcattattttactactttattataatatatttgtttatttctttattttatggtggccctaacACTCCTTTAAACATTTCCTCTTACTTTCGTTTAGTTTTTGAAACTAAAGCTGGGGGATGTTCTGAATATGTCCAGTATTTAAAACACTCAAaccacattttcattttcctctaCTTGCACACATTTCAAGGAACAAAAGCAGACGTTACAACTTTTCCCTCTGTTTTTTCATTGCACAGGTGATGCTCCGCTTTGAAAGCTTTGCATTCAAACACAACAGACAGATGGCGACCATCGAGAGATGCACGCTGCTAAAGCAATTCTACTTCTATCCAGGCCTTGGAGACACAAACCATTCATGATGCAAAGTTTACAACAACACCTCTAATTATGCTTTAAAATTCTTGacctgcaaaaactgaatcttaagaaattaaaaaagcccttgtttcaagaagaaattcttgttttctgtcttgcaaataaaataatcccatcaagaaagttttttattcacaaaataatcttagtttgagaaaacgtgGTTagaagtttttcttaaaaaagattTCTTGGTAAGACCAATTTTCTTTACTCCATTAGCAgaaatgttttgcaaaaatc
The Oryzias latipes chromosome 13, ASM223467v1 DNA segment above includes these coding regions:
- the LOC101174762 gene encoding caspase-1, producing the protein MAEELFKVRLKFVDKVSKPVLTQLLDMLLQDKVLNDEERESICEEKSRADMARSLIDTVRKKGSTASKMMINHFEQKDPILFSELGLSCPEPAQTNSHSQRDEPATTVLTAEDFWKKTQNDPNVYPVTKASYKSRVALMITNIKFSNEKLNRAGAEKDEENMDRLLSKLGYEVVKHKSLTGKAINEAFIEFTKHPKLKETDSVIVVLMSHGKLGAVLGVEWKHDDENPDEFPVNSIYEHLGPEKCPALLDKPKIIIIQACRGDQTGSVCISDSGNQAEEFLHPAAAGDLLEDNLRFVHKEKDFISLLSCTPDTKAFRCRARGSHLIQYIVEIFNTDADTLYIQELFRKVMLRFESFAFKHNRQMATIERCTLLKQFYFYPGLGDTNHS